One Lacunisphaera limnophila DNA window includes the following coding sequences:
- the pgk gene encoding phosphoglycerate kinase, which translates to MSKFKSIRDLALAGQRVFIRVDFNVPQDKTTGAITNNARIAAALPTIKYALEQGAAVVLASHLGRPDGKKIAKFSLKPVAVELEKLLGRPVTFLDDCVGPAVEAACATLAPGSVVLLENLRFHIEEEGKVKEKQADGTEKSIKADPAAVAAFRASLSKLADVYVNDAFGTAHRAHSSMVGVTLPLKAAGFLMEAELKAFAKVIETPARPLLAILGGAKIADKIPLINNLIEKADEIIIGGGMAFTFKKVLTGMEIGNSLFDVEGAKIVQELADKAKAKGVKLTFPVDFIIADRFPGSPADIAAVQTGVADDQAGIPAGWMGLDSGPKSRELFATVIGRAKTIIWNGPPGVFEVEKFAEGTKAMAAAFAAATAAGAITVVGGGDTATAAKKAKIIDRVTHCSTGGGASLELLEGKILPGVAFLET; encoded by the coding sequence ATGTCCAAATTCAAATCCATCCGCGACCTCGCCCTCGCCGGCCAGCGCGTGTTCATCCGCGTCGACTTCAACGTGCCGCAGGACAAGACCACCGGCGCGATCACCAACAACGCCCGCATCGCCGCCGCGCTGCCCACGATCAAGTACGCCCTCGAGCAGGGCGCCGCGGTCGTCCTCGCCAGCCACCTCGGCCGGCCGGACGGCAAGAAGATCGCCAAGTTCTCGCTGAAGCCCGTCGCGGTTGAGCTCGAGAAGCTCCTCGGCCGGCCCGTCACCTTCCTGGACGACTGCGTCGGCCCAGCCGTCGAGGCCGCCTGCGCCACGCTCGCGCCCGGCAGCGTGGTGCTGCTCGAGAACCTGCGCTTCCACATCGAGGAGGAGGGCAAGGTGAAGGAGAAGCAGGCCGACGGCACCGAGAAGTCGATCAAGGCCGACCCGGCCGCGGTCGCCGCCTTCCGCGCCTCGCTCTCGAAGCTCGCCGACGTCTACGTCAACGACGCCTTCGGCACCGCCCACCGCGCGCACAGCTCGATGGTCGGCGTGACCCTGCCGCTGAAGGCCGCCGGTTTCCTCATGGAAGCCGAGCTCAAGGCCTTCGCCAAGGTCATCGAGACCCCGGCCCGCCCGCTGCTCGCCATCCTCGGCGGCGCCAAGATCGCCGACAAGATTCCGCTCATCAACAACCTGATCGAGAAGGCCGATGAGATCATCATCGGCGGCGGCATGGCCTTCACCTTCAAGAAGGTCCTCACCGGCATGGAAATCGGCAATTCCCTCTTCGACGTCGAGGGCGCCAAGATCGTCCAGGAACTCGCGGACAAGGCGAAGGCCAAGGGCGTGAAGCTCACGTTCCCCGTCGACTTCATCATCGCCGACCGCTTCCCGGGCTCCCCCGCCGACATCGCGGCGGTGCAGACCGGCGTGGCGGATGACCAGGCCGGCATCCCCGCCGGCTGGATGGGCCTCGATTCCGGCCCGAAGTCACGCGAGCTCTTTGCGACCGTGATCGGCCGGGCGAAGACCATCATCTGGAACGGCCCCCCGGGCGTGTTTGAGGTCGAGAAGTTCGCCGAGGGCACGAAGGCCATGGCGGCGGCGTTTGCCGCGGCGACGGCCGCCGGCGCCATCACCGTGGTCGGCGGCGG
- the gap gene encoding type I glyceraldehyde-3-phosphate dehydrogenase yields MAVKVAINGFGRIGRLVFRALVEQGLLGTKLDVVAVGDIVPADNLAYLLKYDSTQGKFQGTVSSKKSSPDKAEDDVLVVNGKDILVVSAKSPAELPWAKLGVDLVIESTGLFTDAEKAKGHITAGAKKVIISAPAKGEDITVVLGVNDDKLDYAKHNIISNASCTTNCLAPVVHVLLKEGFGIAEGLMTTVHAYTATQKTVDGPSKKDWKGGRTAAQNIIPSSTGAAKAVALVCPEVKGKLTGMALRVPVPTVSVVDLTFKTTKDTSLAEIKAALKKASETYLSGILGYTEDEVVSSDFIHDKRSSIFDAGSSIELNKNFFKLISWYDNEWGYSNRVVELTQKIAEKL; encoded by the coding sequence ATGGCAGTCAAAGTAGCAATCAATGGTTTCGGCCGCATCGGCCGCCTCGTTTTCCGCGCGCTGGTCGAGCAGGGTCTGCTCGGCACCAAGCTCGATGTCGTCGCCGTCGGCGATATCGTCCCCGCCGACAACCTGGCCTACCTCCTCAAATACGACTCCACCCAGGGCAAGTTCCAGGGCACGGTCTCGTCCAAGAAGTCCTCCCCGGACAAGGCCGAGGACGATGTGCTCGTCGTGAACGGCAAGGACATCCTCGTCGTCAGCGCCAAGTCGCCCGCCGAGCTCCCGTGGGCCAAGCTGGGGGTCGATCTCGTGATCGAGTCCACCGGCCTCTTCACCGACGCCGAGAAGGCCAAGGGCCACATCACGGCCGGCGCCAAGAAGGTCATCATCTCCGCCCCGGCGAAGGGCGAGGACATCACCGTCGTGCTCGGCGTGAACGACGACAAGCTCGACTACGCGAAGCACAACATCATCTCCAACGCCTCCTGCACCACGAACTGCCTCGCGCCGGTCGTGCACGTGCTCCTCAAGGAAGGCTTCGGCATCGCCGAGGGTCTCATGACCACCGTGCACGCCTACACCGCCACGCAGAAGACCGTGGACGGCCCGTCCAAGAAGGACTGGAAGGGCGGCCGCACCGCCGCGCAGAACATCATCCCGTCCTCGACCGGCGCCGCGAAGGCCGTCGCGCTCGTGTGCCCCGAGGTGAAGGGCAAGCTCACCGGCATGGCCCTCCGCGTGCCCGTCCCGACCGTCTCGGTCGTCGACCTGACCTTCAAGACCACCAAGGACACCTCGCTCGCCGAGATCAAGGCCGCCCTCAAGAAGGCGTCCGAGACCTACCTCAGCGGCATCCTCGGCTACACCGAGGACGAGGTCGTCTCCTCCGACTTCATCCACGACAAGCGCTCGTCGATCTTCGACGCGGGCTCGTCCATCGAGCTCAACAAGAACTTCTTCAAGCTCATCAGCTGGTATGACAACGAGTGGGGTTATTCCAACCGCGTCGTCGAGCTGACCCAGAAGATCGCCGAGAAGCTGTAA